From the Candidatus Peregrinibacteria bacterium genome, one window contains:
- the coaE gene encoding dephospho-CoA kinase (Dephospho-CoA kinase (CoaE) performs the final step in coenzyme A biosynthesis.): MILGIVGMIGSGKSTYARQYNAEHFSGKAKICEADSIGHEILKNTLFQNRLRNQFGNDIFSSLGNIDRNVLREKACRSASALSDLEKIVHPLLKKELLHILRPYRKTEDVLFMVVALPFSLGLFEYFDEYISLSVEKEEAWIRIQNRSPNISRKQFEVFWKRQEREYSLSDNSKNEGIFPLI, encoded by the coding sequence ATGATTCTTGGTATTGTTGGAATGATTGGTTCAGGAAAAAGTACCTATGCAAGGCAATATAATGCCGAACACTTCTCTGGAAAAGCAAAAATTTGTGAGGCAGATAGTATTGGTCACGAAATTCTGAAGAATACTCTTTTTCAGAATCGTCTTCGAAATCAGTTTGGGAATGATATTTTTTCTTCTCTCGGAAATATCGATCGAAATGTATTACGAGAAAAAGCGTGTAGAAGCGCTTCTGCCCTTTCTGATTTAGAGAAAATTGTGCATCCTCTTCTTAAAAAAGAACTCCTTCATATACTTAGACCGTATCGTAAAACAGAAGACGTGCTTTTTATGGTTGTGGCGCTCCCTTTTTCATTGGGTCTTTTTGAATATTTTGATGAATATATTTCTCTTTCTGTTGAAAAGGAAGAGGCATGGATTCGCATTCAGAATCGATCTCCAAATATTTCTCGAAAACAATTTGAAGTATTTTGGAAACGACAAGAGAGGGAATATTCTTTGAGCGATAATTCAAAAAATGAGGGGATTTTTCCCCTCATTTAA